Genomic segment of Paenibacillus macerans:
CTTCGAAGGTTTCGCCGGAATCGACGTGACCTTGATTGATCGCTTCCCATAAATACAGGGAAGCGATCGATCCATAGGGGGACCATGGCGCGGCCACCTGCTGCAAATATTTGCGGTCGTCCCGGTCCTCCATGGCGTACAGCCATTTGGCGGCCCGCTGCAAGCCGGCATCGCCGAACGACACGACGTCCTCCCGGCCCAAGGCGAAGATCAGGAACATTTCCGCCGACCATTTGCCGATGCCTTTCACGGATACGAGCGCGCCTACGACTTCTTCGTCGCTCATGTCCTCCAGCTTTTCCAGCTGGAGTTCGCCGGATAAAACCTTGCCGCATAAATCGCGGATATAAGCGACCTTGGAGGCGGAGAGGCCGGCGGCTCGTAAGCCGGCGTCCGTTTGCGCCGAGAGAGCGGCCGGGGATAGTTCCCCGGCAAGCTCGATGACCCGGCCGCGGATCGTCGCCGCCGCCCTGACCGAAATTTGCTGGCTGATAATGGAGCGGGCCAGTTCGGCAAAATAAGCTCCCTGCGGTTTGGTCGCCAGGCCGCCGATCAAGGCCGTCAGGCGCCCCATTCGCGGGTCGGCGGCGGCCAGCGCCCGGACGCGGGGGTCTTCGGAGTGAAGCTGGAATTTGGGGGGATTCATCGTTATCGCTCTCCTTTTATTCGGCGGATTCATCCAGCAAGGCAAAATACTCTTCCATCATCTCGTCAAGCCGCCCCTGCAGCGCATCCCGCTCCTGCTGCAGCGCGATCAGACGCGTCGCGTCGCAAGCCGTTTCCGGGTCGAGCATGGCGTTGTCGATCTTCGCCAGCTCGGCTTCCGCGGCGGCGATATCGGCCTCCAGCTTGCGCAGATAGGCCGGATTTGCCCGGGGCTTGCGGGCGGCTTTCACCGCTTCTGCCGAAGCTCTTCCCGAGGCTCCCCCAGAGGCTCCTCGCGAGGCTCCATCTGAAGCCGAAGCCTCATAGGTCCCATCCGCTCTATCGGCGGATTTTGTCCGTTCCGCAGCGTCCGCTTGGGCGGAGAGGGCGGGGGACACCCCGGCCGCTGAAGCCGAAGAGGAGGACGGAGCCGGGGCCGGACCGCCGATGTGAACCTCCGCGGCGGCCGATCTTCGGGACAGTTCCTCCCGGTAATCTTCATAGTTGCCATGGGTAACGTGCATCCGTCCGCCCTCCAGCGCCCAGATCTGACTCGCCACCTTGTTGATGAAGTAGCGGTCGTGGGAGACGACGAGCAGGGTGCCCGCATACTCTTCCAGCGCTTCTTCCAGCGCTTCGCGCGAATCGATGTCGAGATGGTTGGTCGGTTCGTCAAGCACCAGCAAATTCGGCTTGCGATGCATCAGCACGGCCAGCCGCAGCCGGGTCCATTCTCCGCCCGAGAGGCTGCGCACCTTCTTGAACACGTCCGCGCCGTAGAACAGGAAACGGGCCAGCTGATGCCGCGCCTCTCCGGCTTCGATGCCGATCTCGTCGCGGAAATACTGCAGCACCGTTTCCTCGTGATCGGCGGGGGCCGATTGCTGCGCCAGATAACCGGCGTCGATCCGGGTGCCGAGACGGGCTTCCCCCTCCTCCGGCGGCTCAAGGCCGAGCGCGTTTTTGAGCAAGGTGCTTTTGCCGGTCCCGTTCGGTCCGATCAGCACGGCGGCTTCGCCGTAGCGCAGCGTGTGCGTCAGTCCGGAATACAGCCGCCGGGCTCCGCGGACGCAGCCGACCTCTTGCAGCACGACCGCGTCATTGCCGGAACGGTCGGCCTGCTGCAGCTGGAGGCCGATCTTTTTGCGCTCCAGGATCGGCCTTTTCAGCTTCACCATGCGGTCCAGCGCTTTTTGCATCGAAGCGGCGCGCCGGTGGAACGAGGGGTTCGGCGGATTGGAACGGTTGCCCCATTCGATCAGCTGCTTGATCGTTTCCTGCATCTTTTTGATCTTCTTCTGCTGCTCCTGGTAGTCGGCAAATTGCTGGAGCAGGCGGCGTTCTTTTTCTTCCTTGTACGTGCTGTAGTTCCCATAGTAGGTGAAGGCTTCGCCGTCTTCCAATTCGACGATTTTCTCCGCCACCGCGTCGAGAAAATAACGGTCGTGGGAAATAATGACGACGGTTCCGGCAAAAGTCCGGATATACGTTTCCAGCCATTCGATCGCGGCCATGTCCAAATGGTTCGTCGGTTCGTCGAGAAGCAGCAGATCCGGCTGCTGCAGCAGGATGACCGCCAAGCCGACCTTGGTTTTTTCCCCGCCGGAAAGCGAAGAGAAGGGGCGGGAAAACTGCTCCGCCGGGATGCCAAGCCCGCCGGCCACCCGGTCGATGGAGGCGTCGATTTCATAACCTCCTCCGCGCTCGAAGGACTCCTGCAGCTCGCCGTACCGGCGGAGCAAGCTATCCATGTTGCCTGCAGTCTCGGCATGGCCTCCGGCCGCGGACATTTCGTTCTCTAGTTGCTTCATTTCCGCCTGCACCCGGCGTAGCCCGGCAAAAGCCTCCAGCAGCACGCCGCGAACGGTTTCGCCGTTTTGATAATCGGGAATCTGCGCCAGCGCGCCGATGCGGGCGTTTTTGCGGATATGCAGCTGTCCGCGGTCGGGCTGTTCTTTGCCTGTCAGCAGCTTCATCAAGGTTGTTTTGCCCGTGCCGTTGCGGCCGATCAGGCCGACGGTCTCGCCC
This window contains:
- a CDS encoding DNA-3-methyladenine glycosylase family protein — its product is MNPPKFQLHSEDPRVRALAAADPRMGRLTALIGGLATKPQGAYFAELARSIISQQISVRAAATIRGRVIELAGELSPAALSAQTDAGLRAAGLSASKVAYIRDLCGKVLSGELQLEKLEDMSDEEVVGALVSVKGIGKWSAEMFLIFALGREDVVSFGDAGLQRAAKWLYAMEDRDDRKYLQQVAAPWSPYGSIASLYLWEAINQGHVDSGETFEERCKHL
- the abc-f gene encoding ribosomal protection-like ABC-F family protein; this translates as MMIQCQNIQKYYGAEMVLSDVTFEIKTGETVGLIGRNGTGKTTLMKLLTGKEQPDRGQLHIRKNARIGALAQIPDYQNGETVRGVLLEAFAGLRRVQAEMKQLENEMSAAGGHAETAGNMDSLLRRYGELQESFERGGGYEIDASIDRVAGGLGIPAEQFSRPFSSLSGGEKTKVGLAVILLQQPDLLLLDEPTNHLDMAAIEWLETYIRTFAGTVVIISHDRYFLDAVAEKIVELEDGEAFTYYGNYSTYKEEKERRLLQQFADYQEQQKKIKKMQETIKQLIEWGNRSNPPNPSFHRRAASMQKALDRMVKLKRPILERKKIGLQLQQADRSGNDAVVLQEVGCVRGARRLYSGLTHTLRYGEAAVLIGPNGTGKSTLLKNALGLEPPEEGEARLGTRIDAGYLAQQSAPADHEETVLQYFRDEIGIEAGEARHQLARFLFYGADVFKKVRSLSGGEWTRLRLAVLMHRKPNLLVLDEPTNHLDIDSREALEEALEEYAGTLLVVSHDRYFINKVASQIWALEGGRMHVTHGNYEDYREELSRRSAAAEVHIGGPAPAPSSSSASAAGVSPALSAQADAAERTKSADRADGTYEASASDGASRGASGGASGRASAEAVKAARKPRANPAYLRKLEADIAAAEAELAKIDNAMLDPETACDATRLIALQQERDALQGRLDEMMEEYFALLDESAE